The region cctgagctgtcagatcagaaggagcttcattcgaataaaggtgggcagaCGTGTGATAACTCTTAGCGCTgttgctaagatgaggaacatcttgtcagcaaagttcttggcagattcctgaggcagctggtttaaggccGTCAGTGTCCggcattataatcttcacttcTAGTTCTCTgacccacaaagctggaaaatgaggcatttgttttctttgttttgctgctccagttccagttaacaaaatgcatgttagactagtttggctgcaaagaagaattcttTGTATGCTGGGGCCAACACCTGATTCCcgtcaggctgcagaactgggctgacatcagaatccaaacatcctctgggcagtgcaagcagaggcattcctctaatgatctgaacttgatgtgatgcagtatggacgtcatggataattcagaccaatggggagaaacagaattaaaaacactgtttaaacaccttccatccccccactctcccctcttgaggactcctgaccaaCGTAACAGCACAATACAGAGGCTAACAGCCTTTGTTTAAggttgttagcatatgtattgttgTACCATTAAACCCAGTTAAAGAACGAATGCCCTCCCTAACAGCGTTCtgctaaatctctcttgctggtACTGCATACTGGAGGGTCCCGCCCTACTTGCGCTCCTGAGAACAGGAGATATTAGCCTGCAGGAATAAGATCGGGTATCCTGACATACAGAGACATACAGCCACGTCCTCAGGCAGACAAACGCACAGATTCTAGTTTGGGATCAAAGTTCTGTTGGACTTCTCTGAGGGATCTGGAGTTTGACCTTTAGACCCTTCACTTTTCTGGGTCTCTGAACGAGGGATTCCTAGACAGCTTCTTTAAACATTCAGCCCTTCCTCCTCTCTGGCACTTACTTCCCTGCAGGATGCAGGCAATAGGCTAGTGGTCCACTCTAGTGCGTTACTCTTTGTCTGTCAGCCCTTGGGGGCTCCCTGGAGCAGACAGAGCCGGAAGCTCTAGCCACCTGCAAATCATGGGAGGGTCCTGCCTGTGGGAGTAGCAGGAGCTGTagctaaaataatgtttttaaaaccttCTATTTCCtgttctggggggaggagggaagggaggataGAGGTTCCTTAGACCATGTGTGTCACATATTTAAGGTGTGGACTGTTTGTCTTCCATTCTGAGCAGGCAGAGGTGTGGTGAATATGGGCATACTTGTTAGTGGAGTAGAGGATGGCAGGGCCAGGCGGAGCCAACGAGTGTTACACTGGGGTTGGGTGATACCTCACTGAAGCTGAGCGTGGGACCGTGCCTTTCATGCAGGACCAGAAGCAGGCAAGCGCCTCCTGGAGTGAGATTAGCACCCCACCACAACAGGCCCCATGCAAAGCCAGCCTGGAGCcagctgtgcgggggggagggtttccctgggggctgctgggtaTTGTTttggtggagctgtgtgtgtttgtgtgggtgcCAGCCagttgtcccccccacccccccaaaaagacccactgctccccactcccatggcCAGGATTATCTGACTGGCTGGATGCCCCCATGGGGTAGgagggggttctggctgctgtggCATAAGcaggccagcccccccccccccccacacacacacacattactgcATCAGTGTTGAAGTAGCGGAGTCTGCCACGggcctcctgccccctctgggcGCCCTGGGCCgagccagacctgctgggtgAGTGGCAGGAGCAGCGGTAACCTGGCCCAAGCATGGGTCACCATGGCGGGAGCAGCTAGGACCCCCTAGCCAAGGCTCAGCCAGGGGCTGCTTGGGAAGGGCCTGACCAGAGACGAGCAGCTCAGAGGCCATGGGACAGCTTAAGGCCACTGGCTGCCCCTGACCCTGGGGCCCCGGTTGGTGTTGGCAAGGCCGGGCCCCAGGCAGGTAATGCAGAACCCGCACCACGGGCAGGAGGCACTAGCCCCGGAGGGACAAGTCTGGGCTAGACGATGTGTGCGGTTAGGGAAGGCAGGACcagagcccagggggctggagtggACCCACCCACCAGAAGGAAGCAAGACAGCGGGGAGGGaagccaggggctgcagtggtACGGAGCCTTTCCCAACCCTCACCCCAGGGACAAAGCTAGGGCATGCCGGGCTGCTCCCTCCTGCAGCGATGCCTTATGGGAACGTGCTAGGCAGCGAGGAAACTGCTGGCGAAAAGCCGGGGAAAGAGCCCTACAGCCACTGGAGCACGGGCAGCTCCCCAGAGCAGGGCTCCCTGCCAGCCAAAAACTGACCAAGCCCCTACCCAGCAGTTTGGAAAAGTCCTGGGGAAAGGAGCCAAAGAGGGGAAAGGTGGCACCCCTCTGCTAGGGCATCTGTTGGGCAGGGACAGGCCAGGGAAGTGGTGTGGTGCATTTGGGAGGTTTATCTAGGTGATGCGCATTGAGTGGAGAGTTCTCCTAAAAGGGAtcctgcagtgtgtataggaagGAAATCCACCCCCTCAGGGTCCCCTTCTGCCATCCCCTTACCAGACTCCCCAGGGCAGAGCCAGTTTAGGGACAAGCATTCATGGGGTGCCTGCAGGTGAGCAGGGGGCTAGCTGAGCCCTGCCAGCAGTGGAGAGGTCAGTTCCTGGGGCACTaacccagagggggaggaggagcagctgccATCCCCCCAGGTGCACACCCAGGGacaaaggggcagggcaggtgcctcaggtggctgcagcactgctctgaccACAGGACTGCCCCGAATCAATCCCAGTTTGAACAGAACCTTTAGAAAAATCCCCCTGGTGGCTGAAGAACttccagcgatggagaatccaccaccaccccggtaTGAAATTGCTGCAGTGGTTCCTCGCTCTGTCACCATTTACACCTTCGGTCTAGTGTGAATGGTCCCGCTGCAGTGAAGGGCCCTGACTTATCATGTTCCTCTTCCCCGACTGATACCACCCGTGTGATCACCACCCCTGAGCCTTCTGTTGGATAAACTCCTTGAGACTGGCGCTATAGGgcagccccacttccccccctgcCAGGCCCCTCTCTCCAGCCAGGCTGCACCAggctctgcctctgcctggcTTCCTGGGACCGTGCAGACAGCGAGGTTCCAAACGCACAGAGGGGAAGCAGGTTCCCCGGGGAAGAGCAAAGGCTGCCTGCAGGAGACTGGTTTGGGCGACACACAcagcacccccctgctctggAGAGGGAGCAGGACAGGAACAGGCCCCAGGTCAATAGGGGTCAAGTCTCGGCCTGGGAGCATCGTGACGTTCCCCCCTTGcatggctgggaggcagctgTGGAGCTAGACAGACACCTGCACACAGGGAACAGCCCAGCAGAGGATCCATTTTATTTATACTTGATAATAGAGCCATTACTGTAGCAGTTAGGGGCCAGGtgggagggagaccctggctgtTGCTGGCTCAGCTGGCAGCCCTCATCCCATGGCTCAGCCGCGCTACATCGGCCCCTGCCCAGGACTGCAGGCCAGAGGTCAACTTACAGAGGAGGCCCAGCTGACCTGGCCCTCCCCATTGCCAtgggccccaagccccaccagcCCTGGTACAGAGGCTACGCCgcaggggggctctgcatctccaccgctacagcagtgcagcaccCTCCCCTCCATGGGATCATGATCAGCAGCCCCTGGTCCAGCAGGAAGGCAGCACATagctctgggcagggaccctCTGCCTGCAGCTGCCCCCAGCCTCGCCAAGACCAGCAGCAGGGAAGTCGATGAGAGAAGTTTAGAACCACATCCAGCCGGCAGCCCGGGGCATAGGGGCTTGGCGTGCCCAGTTGAGGGATGGGGAATCATTGTGTTGCTGGAAGGGACAGGTCGCTTGGAGCTGCGGGACTTGCTAAGGGCACCCGGACCCAGGGGCCCGGCCCAATCAGTGTTTTCCCACTCAGTCCAGCTGCAGGGAACTAAATAACACAGGCGCTTGAGCTGGAGAGGGAAGGGGTTGCATGGCATCAACTCTCCATGCTGTGCCCACCTCCATGCTGCAGCTACCCCTGAGCCCAGTTGACCCCCAGTTCAGGTGTGGCGGGTGGGGAGACAATCTGCTCAGGGGCGTTTAGAAGCATTTGTGTCAATAAGGATCAGTCAGAGCCCCAGACCCCAGCACGTTCACAGCCAGGCAGCGCGAGGCGCCCGGCGCTCACATCTCATCTGCACGGTGCTGCTGGATCACGACGCTGGTGGTGCGCTCCACCCACTCCTGCTTCTTAGTCCCCCAGGCTGCCGGCTCCGCAGAGTGCAGGGGGCCCTTCCCGGGAAcctgctctggctgctgctgggggggaccCAGCTCAGAGCTGGCTCCTGGCGGAGGGTCGGAGGAGGAGTTGCTGTTGATGGCAGAGCCATGCTCCGCTTTGGGTGGGCTCTGTCTCCCGTCCCGGGAGCGATTGAGGCTGCCCGGCAGCAGGGCCGTCTCAGATTCCAGCGCCAGTCCCTCCATTGTGCGCTCCCTCTGTGTTTCAGGCCCCTccgcctgctgggcagctgctggctgaAACTGGGCCGCATCACTCGGGTACTCACGGATCTGCCGAGACAGCACTGCAAGAGAGAGGAGAGTCAGCCTGGTGTCGCCAAGAGCGTCATGAGCCAGGGCGGGGGCTGGCCACAGGCTCTCCTGGCCCTAGTCCGCACGGGGCAGCGGAGAGCATCTTTGGCAGCAGCTTGCAATGGGACAGGACAGCCAAGCAACCCACAAACAGGCCCCGCGCCAACAAGGCGTGAGCCCACGTCTGGGAAACCACATCTCTGCTGGGGCCGCATCACCTGGAACGTTCACCCCAGAAGAGTTCACTGTCGGGCACAGTCCTGCCCCTCCTGCTCACCCCCGTGCAGCCGGTCAGTCACTCACCTCCTCGGAACCCCTCCTGCTGCACTCTGGCTCCCAGCGGGTAGAGACTGGGCGAGAGAATGAGGCAGAAGGACAGGAGCAGGACCTGGAGAGAGACAACCGAGCCATCAGCACCGGCGCGTGACTCCGGCCCCGCCAGCCAAGGAGGCTCCCCAGCACCACCCGCGTGGCCAGCACAGATCTTGGGGCCAATGCCCATCTTGGGGCCACTCACCATGACGCAGGTGCTGGCGGTGGTAGTTTTGGTCGAGGACTGTCTCACCAGGGCCTGGAGCCTCCGTAGCTGCTCGAGCAATGACCTAGGGCAAAGTGTGAAACGCAGGTGAGTGCAGCCCCTGATCCCAGGCTGCCCatcctgccaccgagccccgcaTCCTTCCAGCCTGGGATCAGGATCCTGGGGAACAGGCTTCGCTCCCCTGGCATGTCAGTGCTGACTGGAGGGGCACCAGGAGAcagtgcccccttcccaccctcttgCCCCCAGGTTTCCATGTCTGGAGTGTCAGGAACTCACATGTTCTccttctgcagcagctgcaccttcttctgcagctcgTGGTTCTGTGCCGTGCAGGTGATGACCCTTCCCAAGCAGcgatggggagagaggaaagagtcAGACTGACCTTCATGGGAAACCGCGCTGCTGGATCAGGAGGGAGTCCCTAGACCCTGCCCAGTGCCAGGTGCAGAATGcctgagggtggggggcaggtgtgACCTCATCTGTCCCTCGCACAGCCACGGACAGCCAAACTGCTCTGACACAGCTAGGAGGCAGGGCCATGGGCTGCCGCCAATTTGCGGTACAGTTGCAGGGCAAGCAGATGGGGTTGCTGGGGTTACCCTGGGACAGACCTCTGAGTGGTAAAAATCAGGTCCCACTCCTCCGCATGCTCACACCAGTGCTTGGAGCCCCCGAGCCAGGGTTGCTGGGGTCTCTCACGGCAGGAGCAGCTCGGCAGGAGTGTCTGGCAGAACGCGGCTcccatgggagggggaagggctcaTTCACTGGCGGGTCTCAGACCTTGATCAGAGCTTTGCAGCTCCGCCAGAGCACGTTACAAACAGGCCCTGCCTATCGGCTTCTGCTCCTCTGGGCCCGGGAGCTGGCAGCTACCTCCAGCGCTTGGAGTGCAAGTGCTTGGTGTCCTGCCCTTCTCCTTGTGCCAGAGAGTTCACTACCCCAGCGCTCTGGCAGGGGGCACTCCCCAGACCCACAGGAGGAGCAACGCCCTCTGCTGGGCCTATCACTCCCTGACATCCTGCTGTGTCCATGGTACCTGCTCTCCAAGCCATCCACATAGACCTTCTTCCTGCGCCGACTGTCCAGGGCCGACTGCTTGTTCCGGATCTTGCGACGGATTCTCTTCAGGAGCCGCTCCTCAGCCTGAAACAGCCAGCTCGGGTTACAGGCCACGCCTGGGCCTCCACACTCTGGGGGGAGAGCCCCCCCCTTACGCTCATAGCGACACCCCTGCCCGgaacccagccctgaccccacccagggagcagcagctggcGGGTACCTGCCATCGGGCCAGGGGCAGGAAGGGCCTGGGGAgagctgtgacgaactgggcctgttctcactgtggtctgtgaatgctgacaggggagtgtggctcggatagtctgcattgggggatgggagtttccccaggcgcatacctgagtgtgtaacatgagaacccaggaaggggttggaggccaggtgacaccttggcccgggaaactgaacaaaggctgtgggaggggtcgctgaaggcagagggctggaagcgagctggagagatggctgggaggcagagatggctctgaccccccaaaggggggtgggctgggatgccctgggaccccaagctggacttaactgaggggggatcctgttgtctgtgcctgcaagacctgtcttggactgtattcctgtcatccaaataaaccttctgctttactggctggctgagagtcatggtgaatcgcagggagccgggggtgcagggccctgagtcccccaatactccgcgacaAGGGCAGAGGTTACTCCAGGTATTTCTCACATGCTTTGCCTGAGATGTCACTAGGAACCCAGCTGCAGGCCCTGGCCCAGAAGGCCAGGTGGCCTATGGCCTGTCCACGAGACCTGCTGCCTTCTAGTGCATCAGGAAATCAAGGGCCACTATCAGCACCGCTGGGAGACAAAAGGCAGAGGAGCCCCAGCTCTGACAGCACCTTCTGCAGTTCCAGTCTCTGCATGTGCCCCCACACCTGCTTCCTCCCCCATCAGCCCACAGCCCCCACAGCGGGCACACGCCTGGGCCTGGCCTCCAGCTCACACCAGGCGGGCTGACCAGAACCCAGCCCGGCCAGAGGGCTTGAAAACAGGGCCTGAAAGAGCCACTGGCCCTAGGAGACCAGGCCAAAATCCTTGGCAGGAGGAGAGGGCCTGAgccagcgtccctgcagcacacgGCCCCATACAGCACAGCCCTCCGGAGCGCGCAGACAGGCACAGCAAACTAACAAGACTGGCCCGTTTCATGGCTGCTCTTCAGGCCCCCGTGGGCAGCTGAGGACTGTCAAGACTCACTTCACTTGTCTTCCTGCTGCTGGGGAACTCTCCGCAGCAGCACAGAACCCCCATCCCTCCACAGCAGCCATCATGCGGGGGAGGGGCAACGGCTGGCCACACCTTCTTCTTTCTAGCAGATAGAGGGGCAGTGG is a window of Malaclemys terrapin pileata isolate rMalTer1 chromosome 6, rMalTer1.hap1, whole genome shotgun sequence DNA encoding:
- the CREB3 gene encoding cyclic AMP-responsive element-binding protein 3; protein product: MSCPEEVVALADEELLSFLLEDDAPCAEFSGDKANLPGDWGLLEPELLNDKEVEDFLSSLLSPFVEGPSALQGHSPFDSDSGISEDQNPFPSPSSWDASPARDLASSPLSSDIVQVEHSYSLHQDRVALESVRAETTEGDISIDLDMWGDSGSAEETLIDEQSSSFPVAVPMDDFMPGTPIQFDFPELILTEEEKQLLEREGVSLPSHLPLTKAEERLLKRIRRKIRNKQSALDSRRRKKVYVDGLESRVITCTAQNHELQKKVQLLQKENMSLLEQLRRLQALVRQSSTKTTTASTCVMVLLLSFCLILSPSLYPLGARVQQEGFRGVLSRQIREYPSDAAQFQPAAAQQAEGPETQRERTMEGLALESETALLPGSLNRSRDGRQSPPKAEHGSAINSNSSSDPPPGASSELGPPQQQPEQVPGKGPLHSAEPAAWGTKKQEWVERTTSVVIQQHRADEM